From the Pangasianodon hypophthalmus isolate fPanHyp1 chromosome 17, fPanHyp1.pri, whole genome shotgun sequence genome, one window contains:
- the LOC128320994 gene encoding mucin-5AC-like, with translation MATKGRASKHFLICVTILLIHVWMVNSQGHPQVSDMIVEFSQTDAQMDHIREKRDAATTTNSTTTISSTIAPSSTNFTTTAATTTNSTTTTTNSTTTASTTTNSTTTNSTNTPATTTNSTTTNSTNTDATTINSTTTISSTIAPSSTNFTTTAATTTNSTTTTTNSTTTASTTTNSPTTNSTNTAATTTNSTTTNSTNTDATTINFTTTTPTTTNSTTTASTTTNSPTTNSTNTAATTTNSTTTNSTNTAATTTNSTTTNSTNTAATTTNSTNSTNTAATTTNPATTAAMNTNSITAAPTTTNSTSPTNSTNTAATTTNSTTTNSTNTDATTINSTTTNSTNTAATTTNSTTTNSTNTAATTTNSTNSTNTAATTTNSTTTNSTNTAATTTNSTTTNSTNTAATTTNSTNSTNTAATTTNSTTTNSTNTAATTTNSTTTNSTNTAATTTNSTTTNSTNTAATTTNSTTTNSTNTAATTTNPATTNSTNTAATTTNPATTNSTNTAATTTNPATTNSTNTAATTTNPATTNSTNTAATTTNPATTNSTNTAATTTNPATTNSTNTAATTTNSTTTISSTIAPSSTNFTTTAATTTNSTTTTTNSTTTASTTTNSTTTNSTNTAATTTNSTTTNSTNTDATTINSTTTISSTIAPSSTNFTTTAATTTNSTTTTTNSTTTASTTTNSPTTNSTNTAATTTNSTTTNSTNTDATTINFTTTTPTTTNYTTTASTTTNSPTTNSTNTAATTTNSTTTNSTNTAATTTNSTTTNSTNTAATTTNSTNSTNTAATTTNPATTAAMNTNSITAAPTTTNSTSPTNSTNTAATTTNSTTTNSTNTDATTINSTTTNSTNTAATTTNSTTTNSTNTAATTTNSTNSTNTAATTTNSTTTNSTNTAATTTNSTTTNSTNTAATTTNPATTNSTNTAATTTNSTTTNSTNTAATTTNPATTNSTNTAATTTNPATTNSTNTAATTTNPATTNSTNTAATTTNPATTNSTNTAPTTTNSTSPAAITTNSTTTNSTTTNPATTVPPTKYLMEMDIDIMNTVTLNLLRNFLESLSLPLIYSNINVTEINISTVCLLNGTEYQCRCEDQYFWLYEKCTVYGSCDDITDGSCGCINAIPNEGHFCQPISELSMPQTEYLVEIEIGTINTEALNMLRNILKTLSLPLINSNINVTEINITTVCSLNGTEYHCMCEDQYFWPCEKCTVYGACDDITNASCGCMNAIPNDGHFCQPISELTSMYKV, from the exons TTTAGCCAGACAGATGCCCAGATGGATCatataagagaaaaaagagatg CTGCCACAACTACAAACTCCACAACTACTATCTCATCAACCATAGCTCCCTCATCAACAAACTTCACAACTACAGCTGCCACAACTACAAACTccacaactacaactacaaatTCCACAACGACAGCTTCCACAACTACAAACTCCACAACCACTAACTCTACAAACACTCCTGCCACAACTACAAACTCCACAACCACAAACTCTACAAACACAGATGCCACAACTATAAACTCCACAACTACTATCTCATCAACCATAGCTCCCTCATCAACAAACTTCACAACCACAGCTGCCACAACTACAAACTccacaactacaactacaaatTCCACAACGACAGCTTCCACAACTACAAACTCCCCAACCACTAACTCTACAAACACAGCTGCCACAACTACAAACTCCACAACCACAAACTCTACAAACACAGATGCCACAACTATAAACTTCACAACTACAACTCCTACAACTACAAATTCCACAACGACAGCTTCCACAACTACAAACTCCCCAACCACTAACTCTACAAACACAGCTGCCACAACTACAAACTCCACAACCACTAACTCTACAAACACAGCTGCCACAACTACAAACTCCACAACCACTAACTCTACAAACACAGCTGCCACAACTACAAACTCCACAAACTCTACAAACACAGCTGCCACAACTACAAACCCCGCAACCACTGCTGCAATGAACACAAACTCCATAACCGCAGCTCCCACAACTACAAACTCCACAAGCCCTACAAACTCTACAAACACAGCTGCCACAACTACAAACTCCACAACCACTAACTCTACAAACACAGATGCCACAACTATAAACTCCACAACCACTAACTCTACAAACACAGCTGCTACAACTACAAACTCCACAACCACTAACTCTACAAACACAGCTGCCACAACTACAAACTCCACTAACTCTACAAACACAGCTGCCACAACTACAAACTCCACAACCACTAACTCTACAAACACAGCTGCTACAACTACAAACTCCACAACCACTAACTCTACAAACACAGCTGCCACAACTACAAACTCCACTAACTCTACAAACACAGCTGCCACAACTACAAACTCCACAACCACTAACTCTACAAACACAGCTGCTACAACTACAAACTCCACAACCACTAACTCTACAAACACAGCTGCCACAACTACAAACTCCACAACCACTAACTCTACAAACACAGCTGCCACAACTACAAACTCCACAACCACTAATTCTACAAACACAGCTGCCACAACTACAAACCCCGCAACCACTAACTCTACAAACACAGCTGCCACAACTACAAACCCCGCAACCACTAACTCTACAAACACAGCTGCCACAACTACAAACCCCGCAACCACTAACTCTACAAACACAGCTGCCACAACTACAAACCCCGCAACCACTAACTCTACAAACACAGCTGCCACAACTACAAACCCCGCAACCACTAACTCTACAAACACAGCTGCCACAACTACAAACCCCGCAACCACTAACTCTACAAACACAGCTGCCACAACTACAAACTCCACAACTACTATCTCATCAACCATAGCTCCCTCATCAACAAACTTCACAACTACAGCTGCCACAACTACAAACTccacaactacaactacaaatTCCACAACGACAGCTTCCACAACTACAAACTCCACAACCACTAACTCTACAAACACTGCTGCCACAACTACAAACTCCACAACCACAAACTCTACAAACACAGATGCCACAACTATAAACTCCACAACTACTATCTCATCAACCATAGCTCCCTCATCAACAAACTTCACAACCACAGCTGCCACAACTACAAACTccacaactacaactacaaatTCCACAACGACAGCTTCCACAACTACAAACTCCCCAACCACTAACTCTACAAACACAGCTGCCACAACTACAAACTCCACAACCACAAACTCTACAAACACAGATGCCACAACTATAAACTTCACAACTACAACTCCTACAACTACAAATTACACAACGACAGCTTCCACAACTACAAACTCCCCAACCACTAACTCTACAAACACAGCTGCCACAACTACAAACTCCACAACCACTAACTCTACAAACACAGCTGCCACAACTACAAACTCCACAACCACTAACTCTACAAACACAGCTGCCACAACTACAAACTCCACAAACTCTACAAACACAGCTGCCACAACTACAAACCCCGCAACCACTGCTGCAATGAACACAAACTCCATAACCGCAGCTCCCACAACTACAAACTCCACAAGCCCTACAAACTCTACAAACACAGCTGCCACAACTACAAACTCCACAACCACTAACTCTACAAACACAGATGCCACAACTATAAACTCCACAACCACTAACTCTACAAACACAGCTGCTACAACTACAAACTCCACAACCACTAACTCTACAAACACAGCTGCCACAACTACAAACTCCACTAACTCTACAAACACAGCTGCCACAACTACAAACTCCACAACCACTAACTCTACAAACACAGCTGCTACAACTACAAACTCCACAACCACTAACTCTACAAACACAGCTGCCACAACTACAAACCCCGCAACCACTAACTCTACAAACACAGCTGCCACAACTACAAACTCCACAACCACTAATTCTACAAACACAGCTGCCACAACTACAAACCCCGCAACCACTAACTCTACAAACACAGCTGCCACAACTACAAACCCCGCAACCACTAACTCTACAAACACAGCTGCCACAACTACAAACCCCGCAACCACTAACTCTACAAACACAGCTGCCACAACTACAAACCCCGCAACCACTAACTCTACAAACACAGCTCCCACAACTACAAACTCCACAAGCCCAGCTGCCATAACTACAAACTCCACAACCACAAACTCCACAACTACAAACCCTGCAACCACAG TGCCTCCAACTAAATATCTGATGGAGATGGACATTGACATAATGAACACAGTAACACTTAATCTCCTGAGGAACTTTTTGGAGTCACTCAGTTTACCCTTAATATATAGTAACATCAATGTCACTGAAATCAACATCTCTACAG TGTGCCTTTTGaatggtactgaatatcagtgcaggtgtgaggatcagtatttctggctgtatgaaaagtgcacagtatatgggtcttgtgatgacatcactgaTGGCTCGTGTGGCTGCATCAATGCTATTCCAAATGAAGGACATTTctgccaaccaatcagtgagctgtctA TGCCTCAGACTGAATATCTGGTGGAGATTGAAATTGGCACAATTAACACAGAAGCACTTAATATGCTGAGGAATATTTTGAAGACACTCAGTTTACCCTTAATAAATAGTAACATCAATGTCACTGAAATTaacatcactacag tgtgcagtttgaatggtaCTGAATATCATTGCATgtgtgaggatcagtatttctggccgtgtgaaaagtgcacagtatatggagcttgtgatgacatcaccaatGCCTCATGTGGCTGCATGAACGCTATTCCAAATGATGGACACTTTtgccaaccaatcagtgagctgaCTAGTATGTATAAAGTATAA